CCCCCAACCCGGGGCTCACACGACAGGTCGCCCGCCGCCGGAGCGCCGAGCCACGAGGGCCGGGGTCACTCCCAGCGCGTGGCGAAGGTGAAGCCGACCGCCATGAAGGCGATGCCGACGACCAGGTTCTTCTGGTCGAGGTCGTTGAAGACCGGGACGTTGGAGGTGTCCTGGGCGATGGCGTAGTAGACGCAGATCCAGGCCAGGCCGATCAGGAAGCAGCCGAGCATGCCGACCACGACGCCGCGGCCGCGGCCGAGGGGGGTGGCCGGGTGGGCGGTGAGGATCAGGCCGACGAAGAAGACGCCGAAGCCGATCACGTAGTTCCAGCCGCCGAGGTCGCGCATGAAGCCGGGCCCGGTCGACTTGGGGTCGAGGACCTCGGGGGACGGGTCGGGGGCGCGGACGCCGAGGTAGTAGAACGCGATGTAGGCGATGCCCACCACGATCAGCAGCAGGGCGATCCCGAATCGGATGCTGAGGACCGGCCCCCGGTCGGGGTCGAAGGTCTGCTGCTTCGCCTTGAGCTTGGCCACGTGATGGATTCCTTCGGGTCGGTGAGTCGCGGGTTACCTTAGTCGGGTGCCGCCCCCCGACCGAAACGACCCCGGCGCCGAGCCCGACGTCGAGCCCGACGTCGAGCCCGACGTCGAGCAGCGCACCCCGCCCCGCACCGACCCACGCCGACACACCGGCTGGGGCTGGCGACTCGGCACGCCCGTGGTCGTGACCGCCGTCGGGGCGCTCTTCGTCATCAGCGCCACCAACAGCCAGGGCACCGACCTGCGCCCGGGGCGCTACACCGACCTGGCCAGCCTGACCGACAACGAGTCGCGCGCCTACCAGCAGCTCCAGGGCCGGGCGAGCGACCTCAAGACCGAGGTCGACCGGTTGACCCGCGACGTCGACGACAAGCGCGTACGCCGCACCGAGCGTCAGGCCGCCGCGCTGCGGTCGTCCGCCGGGCTGCGGGCGGTATCGGGCTCGGGGGTCAAGATCGTGCTGTCCGACGCCCCCGAGGACGTCTTGGAGGCGGCCCTGGCCGAGGCCGGCAGCGACGACCCCGCCGCCGACGTCAACCTGCAGCCGCTGGTGGTGCACCAGCAGGACATCCAGGCCGTGGTCAACGCGCTGTGGGCGGGCGGGGCGCGAGCCGTGACCGTGCAGGGCCAGCGGATCGTCACCACCACCGGCATCAAGTGCACCGGCTCCGCGGTCCAGCTGCAGGGCGTCCCCTACCCGCAGCCCTACACGATCGAGGCGGTCGGCGACCCCGCCGAGCTCGTCGCGTCGATCGACTCCGACGCCTGGACCACCGGCTTCCGCGCCGACGCCGGCCGCCCCGAGGTCGGGGTCGGGTGGGACCTCAGCGAGCAGGACCGCGTCGAGGCGCCGGCGTACGACGGCCTGCTCGACGTCGACCTGGCCAGGCCCCAACCCCGCTGACCCGCCCGGCCCCCGGGTCAGGGCGGCGGCGGTGTCGTCTCGGGCGGGTTGTCCGGAGGCGGCGTGGTCTCCCCCGGTGTGCTCGGCGGCGGTGACGTCGTGGTGGGTGCGGTGTAGACCGCGACGAAGACGGTCACGATGCCGCCCTCGTTGAGCAGGGTGCCGGGAGGCTGGGCCTGACGGACGACGCGGTTGTTCTCCTCCGGCTTGTCGGTCGGCTGCTCGACGATGTCGGGCTCGAACCCACGGCCCTTGATCTTGCGCTGGGCGAGGTCGCGGCTGTCGCCGACGACGTCGGGGACCTCCTCCTGCCCGTCGGAGTAGAAGAGCGTGATCCGGGTGCCCTTGGCGACCTCGGTGCCACCGGCGGGGTCCTGGCGCAGGATCTCCCGCTCGGGCTCGTCGCTCTCCTCCTCCTTCTTGGTGACCACGAACCCGGCCTGCTTGAGCTCGGCCTCGGCGTCCTCGAGCGACTTGTTCGTCACGTCGGGCACGGACACCTCGGCCTGACCGATCGAGATGGTCAGCTCGATCGCGGTGCCCGGCTCCTGGTAGGAGTCGCCGGCGGGGGACTGGTCGATCACGTTGCCGCTCGGCTCGGTGTCGCTGTTGACCGAGGTCGGGGGCTCCTTGACCGAGAAGCCGGCCGCGCCGATCTCGGTGCGGGCCTGCTGCTCGGTCATCCCGACGACGTTGGGCACGGCCTTCGTCTCGGGCGAGTCGGGGAAGAGCGAGTCCTTGACCAGGAACCACCCGGCGATGAGCAGCGCCACGGTGAGCAGTCCGAGCACGAGCCACAGGCCCGTGCGCGGTGGGCTGTCGTCCGGCGCCAGCGGCGTCGGCTCGGGGCGGCGCGGCGGGGTGGCGGCCACCGCCGGGACAGGAGTGGGGACGGGGACCGGGCGCGGGGGCTCGGGGGCCGCCACGGGGTGCGCCGCCGCCTCGACCGGTCGTCCGGCCAGGTAGCGCTCGATGTCGGTGCGCATCGCCGCGGCCGACTGGTAGCGGTCCTCGAGTCGCTTGGCCAGCGACTTCATCACGATGGCGTCGACGGCCGGGCCCAGGTCGGTGTCGTGGTCGGACGGCGGGTCGGCCTGCTCGCGCACGTGCTGGTAGGCGACGGCGACCGGGCTGTCGCCGACGAACGGCGGCCGGCCGGTGAGCAGCTCGTAGAGCAGGCAGCCCGCGGAGTAGACGTCGGAGCGCGAGTCGACCTGCTCGCCCCGGGCCTGCTCGGGGGAGAGGTACTGCGCGGTGCCGACGACCGCGGCGGTCTGGGTCATGGAGTTGGCGGCGTCGCTCATCGCCCGGGCGATGCCGAAGTCCATCACCTTGACGTCGCCGCTGGGGGTGAGCATCACGTTGCCGGGCTTGATGTCGCGGTGGATGATGCCGGCGCGGTGGCTGTAGTCGAGGGCCGAGAGCACGCCGCTGGTGATCTCGAGGGCCCGCTCGGGCAGGATCTTGCGGCCCTCGCGCAGGATGTCGCGCAGGGTGCGCCCGGCGACGTACTCCATCACGATGTAGGGCTGGGCGACGCCGCTGCCGTCGGTGGCGGGCTCCTCGCCGGTGTCGTAGACCGCGACGATCGAGGGGTGGTTGAGCGAGGCAGACGACTGCGCCTCGCGCCGGAAGCGGGCCTGGAAGGTGGCGTCGCTGGCCAGGTCGGTGCGCAGCCGCTTGACCGCGACGATGCGACCGAGGCGGGAGTCGGTGCCCTTGCGGACCTCGGCCATGCCGCCGCGCCCGAGCAGCTCGCCCAGCTCGTAGCGGCCGCCGACCACGGTGGGGCCGGACTCGTCGGACCTGTGGTCGTTCACGGGGTGGGCACTCCCTCGGTGGGCGGTGTGACGGGATCGCTGGGGGGCGGCGACGAGGGCGGGGAGGTCGGCGGGGACGACGGCGGCGACGAGGGCGGGGAGGACGGCGGGGACGACGGCGGCGACGAGGGCGGCTCGCTCGTCGGGGTCTCCGGTGCGTCGTCCCAGTAGGTCACCGTGATGGTCTCGCCGGGCTGGACGTCGCCGCTCGGGGACACGGCGGTGACCTGTCCGTCGAGGTCGGGGTTGTCGTTGTCCTGCCCGTTGCGCTGGACCCGGAGGTCGAGCTCGCGCAGGTCGGCCTCGACGTCGTCGACCTGCTGGCCGACGTAGAGGCCCTCGTCGACCGAGACCGTGCCGGGTGCGGTGCTGGTCGGTGTCGTCTCAGTAGGCGCTGTCGACCGGCCCGTGGTGCTGGGGGGAGTGGAGGCCGGTTCGGAGTCGTCGTCGTTGCCGGTGAGCAGCAGGATCACGACGACGGCCAGCGCCACCACGAGGAGCACGACGAGCACGAGGGGCCAGGGGTTGGTGCGCTCGTCGTCGGCGACGGGGGTGCTGCTCGTCGCCGGGGCGGCCGCGGGCTCGTGGGCGGGCTCGTAGGACGGCTCGTAGGGCGTGGCCGCGAGCACCTGGGTCTGGGTGGCGTCGGACGCTGGCACCACGGGCGCGACCGCGGGCGGGCGCTGGACGGCCGCCGTGGCCGGGTCGCGCAGCGCCGCGGCGAACGCCGCCCCGTCGGGGTAGCGGTCCTCGGGGCTCTTGGACAGCGCGCGGGTGACGACCGCGGCCAGGTCGGCCGGCACCCGGGCGGGCAGCGACGGGACGGGCTCGCGGATGTGGGCGAGCGCGGTCGCGACGGGCGACTCGGCGTCGAAGGGTCGTCGTCCGGCCAGGCACTCGAAGGCCACGACCCCGAGGGCGTAGACGTCGGAGGCGGCGGTGGCAGGGCGGCCCTCGGCCTGCTCGGGGGAGAGGTACTGGGGGGTGCCCATGACCGCACCGGTGCGGGTGATGCCGACGCCGTCGGCGGCGCGGGCGATGCCGAAGTCGGTGACCTTGACCTTGCCGGCCGGGGTGACGATCAGGTTGGCGGGCTTGACGTCGCGGTGGATGATGCCGGCGCGGTGGGCGGCACCGAGGGCCTCACCGACCTGGGCCAGCAGGTCGCGGACCGCCACCGGGTCGAGGTCGCGCCCGGCCCCGATCAGGGCCGAGAGCGGCTGGCCCTCGACCAGCTCCATCACCAGGAACGGGCGGGGGTGGCCGGAGCCGTCGGTGGCGTCACGCTCACCGACGTCGTAGACGGCCGCGACCCCGGGGTGGTGCAGGGCGGCGGCGTGCCGCGCCTCGGTCTCGAAGCGGGAGCGGAAGACGGGGTCGTCGGCGTACTCGGTCTTGAGCAGCTTGACGGCGACCTCGCGCCCGAGGGCGGTGTCGGTGGCCCGCCACACCTCGCCCATGCCGCCCGTGGCGATCCGGGAGTCGAGCCGGTAGCGGCCGGCCGTGTCGGCGAACTCCTGCGACTCGGTCATCTCGTACTCCTCACCCTGGTCTGGCTCACTTGTCGAGCACCGCTTCCATCACGGCCTTGGCGATGGGACCGCCCAGGCGTCCGCCGGCGATCTCCTGGCCCGGCGCCTCCTCGATCATGACGGCGACCGCCACGTCGGCGTCACCGGCGGGGGCGAAGGACACGAACCAGCCGTAGGGAGGCTTGCCGGCCACGCCGCGCTGGGCGGTGCCGGTCTTGCCGGCGACCTCGACGTCCTCGATCTGGGCCGGCGTGGCCGTGCCCTCGTCGACGGTGGAGACGAGCACGTCGGTGAGGGTCTTCGCGGTCTCGGAGGAGATGGCGCGCGACAGCTCCTCGGGCTCGGTCGTCTCGGCGTCGTAGTCGGCCTGCTGGACCTCGTCGACGATGTAGGGCCGCATGACGACCCCGTCGTTGGCGATCGCGCCGGCGACCATCGCCATCTGCAGCGGGGTCGCCTGCACCTCGAACTGGCCGATGCCGGTCTGGCCGACCTCGGGCGGGGTGAGGTCGGAGGGGAACGCCGAGCGGACCTGGCCGTCGAGGTCCTCGAGGTAGTCGCTGTTGAACCCGAACTTCTCGGCCTGGCGCAGCATCCCCTCGGAGCCGACCTTGATGGCCAGCTGGGCGAAGGTCGTGTTGCAGGACTGCTCCATCGCCTTGCGCAGGGTGAGCCCGTCGGCCGGGCAGGAGCGGCCCTCGTTGTCGATCTGGCCCGTGGCGCCGGAGGTCTGCGGCAGCTGGAAGGTGTCGCCGCCGGGGACGATGTCGTCGGGGCCGTCGTAGTCACCCGACTCGAGCGCTGCCGCCGCGGTGACCAGCTTGAACGTGGAGCCGGGCGCCAGGCGCTTCTGGATGCCGCGGTTGAGCAGCGGCTCGCTGCTGTCGCGCTCGAGCGTCTGGTAGAGCTTGTCGCGGGCCGCGAAGTCGTGGGTCGCGAGGCGGTTGGGGTCGAAGCTCGGCACCGAGACCATCGCCAGGATCTTGCCGGTCTTGGGCTCGATCGCCACGACGGAGCCCTCGACCCCGTCGCCGAGCGCCGTCAGCCCCTTGTACGCCGCCCGCTGGGCGTCGGGGTCGAGCGTCAGCTGGACGCTGCCCCCCTTGGGCGGCTTGTTGCCGAGCAGCTCGACCAGGTTGCTGATGAACAGGCGCGGGTCGTCGCCCGAGAGCACCTTGTTCTGCGACGACTCGATGCCGGTGCTGGAGCCGAACGAGAAGTAGCCGGTGACCGGGGCGTAGAGCCCGCGGTCGGGGTAGGTGCGTAGGAACTTGAACTCGTCGTCGACGGCCTTGCTCTGCGCGATCGGGGTGCGCCCGACCAGGATGGCGCCGCGCTCGCTGGAGTAGGCGGCCTCCTTGACGCGGCGGTTCTCGGGGCGCTTGTCGAGGCTGTCGGCGGCGACGAACTGGTAGTAGGTCGCGTTGAGCATCAGCGCCAGGAACAGCAGCATGAAGAAGATGGAGACGGTGCGGATCGGCTTGTTCATCGCGAGACCTTGATCAGCTGGGTGGCCTCGTTGGCCTCGGCCTGCTCGTCGACGGGCTCGAGGGCGGGCAGGGGGCGGCGGGCCTGGTCGGAGATGCGCAGCAGCAGCGCCACGACGACCCAGCTCGCCACCAGCGAGGAGCCGCCGTAGGACAGGAACGACGTGGTGAGCCCGGTGAGCGGGATGAGGCGGGTGACGCCGCCGATGACGACGAACACCTGCAGCGCGATGATGCCGGCGAGCCCGGTCGCCATCAGCTTGCCGAACCCGTCGCGCGAGATCACCGCGGTGCGCAGGGCCCGCTCGACGAGCAGGCCGTAGAGGACCAGGACGGCCAGGACGGCGGTCAGGCCGAGCTCCTCGCCGATCGAGGCCATGATGAAGTCGGACTCGGCGTAGGAGGTGCGCGCCGGGTCGCCGCCGCCGAACCCGCGGCCGATGAGCCCGCCCCAGGCGAACCCGAAGAGACCCTCGACGAGCTGGTCGCTGTTCTGGCCGAGCGGGCCGCGGTAGTACTCGAAGGGGTGCAGCCAGGTGTCGACGCGGACGCGCACGTGGCCGAACAGCCGGTAGGCCGCGGTGGCCCCGGCGAAGAACATCACGCCGCCCACGATGATCCACCCGGGCCGCTCGGTGGCGACGTAGAGCATCAGCAGGAAGAGGCCGAAGAAGAGCAGGCTGGAGCCGAGGTCCTTCTGGAACACCAGGATGCCGAGGCTGACCAGCCACATCGCCACGATCGGGCCCAGGTCGCGCCCGCGCGGCAGGTCGACGAACAGCACCCGGCGCCCGGCCAGCGCCAACGCGTCGCGGTGGAGCACGAGGTAGCCGGCGAACGCGACGACCAGCAGCACCTTGGCGACCTCGCCGGGCTGGAAGCTGAAGGGGCCGACGCCGATCCAGATACGGGCGCCGTTGATGTTCTTGCCGATGCCGGGAAGGATCGGCATGAGCAGCAGCACGATCGCGAGCAACCCGAACGTGTAGGTGAACCGGGCCAGCACCCGGTGGTCGCGCAGCACGAGCAGGGTGCCGGCGAAGAGGATGACGCCGACCGTCATCCAGGTCAGCTGCTGGCGGGCGAAGGTGTGGTCCTCGGCCAGGTCGATGCGGTGGATGACCGCCAGGCCCAGCCCGTTCAGGGCCGCCACGACCGGCAGCATCACCGGGTCGGCGTACGGCGCCACGAGCCGCACCACGACGTGGGCGCCGACCATCAGCGCCGCGAGCCAGCCGCCGTAGCCGATGATGTCGGGCGGCACCTTGCCCTGGACGCCGAGACCGACCGCGGCGTAGCCGCCCACGCCGACCCCGAGTGCGAGTACGAGCAGGAACAGCTCGGCCCCTCGACGCCGCCGGTGGACGAAGCCCATCAGCGTCGACGGGTTGCCCGGTGTGGTGGCCATCTGCTCAGCCGCCGGTCTCGTCGGTCTCGTCGGGCAGCCGCTTGGCGCCGAGCTCGTCGACCCGGTCGCGGGCCTCGGCGAGGTCGTCGACCGGGATGCCCTCGCGGACCAGGTTGCGGTCGAACTCCGCGAGCTCGTCGACGCGCAGCGTCGTCACGACGACGACCTCGGACAGGTCGAAGCCCGGGAGCGAGGCGTCGAGGCCGTGCTGGATGACCACCACGCCGTCCTCCTCGCCTACGTAGTACTGGCGCTGCACGTAGGACCACGCGGCGGCCGCGCCGATCCACAGCAGGCCGACGACGATCACCAGGACCATGACCCGGCGCAGCCACGTGTAGCGGGGCCGCGGCTGCGGGGCGTAGCGGGCGGCCTCGGGGTCGACCGGCCGCAGCGGGTCGGAGGCGACGGCGAACGGCAGGTTGGCGGGGAGGTCGGCCTCGACCGGCTCGAGCTCGCCGGTGTCGCCGGAGCGGTGGCCGCGGAACAGGCCGCGCGGCAGCTTGCGCTTGAGCTCGGCGGCCGCGCCGACGAGCATCGGCTCGAGCTCGGCGTACGCCGGGTCGGCCGCGGCGGCCTCGGGCGTCACGACGTCGGCGACGACGCACGTGACGTTGTCGGAGCTGCCGGCCTCGAGGCTGGCGCGGACCAGCTCGACGGCGGCGAAGTCGGGGGTGCCCATCGAGAGGATGTCGGCCAGCCGGCCGTCGTCGAGCACGCCGCAGGCGCCGTCGCTGCACAGGAACAACCGGTCGCCGTCGACGAGCTCGAGCATGAAGAGGTCGGGCTCGGCCTCGTGGATGCCGTCGAGCGCCTTGAGGATGAGGTTGCGGTTGGGGTGGACCCGCGCCTCGGCCTCGGTGATGCGGCCCTCGTCGATGAGGCTCTGCACGAAGGTGTGGTCGGTGGTGAGCTGACTGATCTCGTTGTCGCGGAAGAGGTAGGCGCGGCTGTCGCCGACGTGCCCGATGCCGACGCGACGGCCGTCGAAGAGCGCGACCGTGGCGGTGGTGCTGGTGCCGCTGATCGTGGGGTCGGCGTCGACGAGCCGCCCGATCTGCTCGTGGGCCGAGTGGAGAGCGCGGGTGACCCGGTCGAGCAGGGGTCCCTGGCCGTCGGGCGGGTCGGCGTCGAGGTTGCGCAGCTCGGAGACCGCGGTCGAGGAGGCGATGTCGCCGCGGGCGGCGCCACCGACGCCGTCGCAGACCGTCAGCAGCCACGGACCGGCGTAGCCGGAGTCCTGGTTGTCCTTGCGGACCCGGCCGACGTCGGAGATCGCCGAGTAGTGCAGCAGCAGGGGTTCGACCGGGGCGGGTGCGCCCGAGACCGTGGCGCTCTCGCGGGTGGCCTCCGGGTCGGCGCTCGCCTCGGCGGCCGCGTCGGGCTCCTGGGGGGTGCCGGTCACTTCTGCAGCTCCAGGATCGTCTTGCCGATGCGGACCTGGGTGCCGAGGGTGATCGTCGTCGGCTGGGTGATCCGGACGCTGCCGATGTAGGTGCCGTTGGTGGAGCCGAGGTCCTCGACGAACCACTGGTCGCCGGAGGCGGCGATGCGGGCGTGCCGGGTCGAGACGTAGTCGTCGTCGAGGCGGATCGCGGCGTCGGTGCCGCGCCCGATGAGGATGGGTGCGCGGTCGAGCCCGGCCGTCGCCCCGGTGTTGCTGCCCTGGGTGACCGCGACGCGCGTCGGCGAGCCGCGCCGCTTCGATGCCTTCTGCTTCGGCGGCTTGGGGGCGTCGGGGGCGCGCACGGTGCGCTGGGCCTCGGGCACCCGCGCGCCGAACATGTCGGAGCGGATCACCGAGATGGCGGCCAGCACGAAGATCCACAGGATCGCCAGGTAGGCGATCCGGATCAGGAAGTAGGTCAGCTCAGACACCGTGGGCCTCCTCGCGCACGATGCGCAGCGTCATCGTGGTGGTGCCGACCTTGACCTGGGAGCCCTCGCGCAGCGTGGCGCGGGGGACCTTGCGGCCGTCGACGGTGATGCCGTTGGTGGAGCCGAGGTCGTGGACCTCGACGAGCGGGTCCTGGCCCTCGCGGCCCAGGGTGATGTTGAACTCCAGGTGGCGCCGGCTGATGCCCGGGTCGTTGATGCGCAGGTCGGCGTCGGTTCCGCGGCCCACGACCAGCCCCGGCGGCAGCAGCGGGTGCTGGCTGCCGTTGACCTCGATCAGGGCCTGGGCCCGGGTGACCTGCGTGTGGGTGGCGGTGCCGACGACCTTGGCCTGGGCGGCGCTGCGGATGCGGAACCGGCCGGTCGTCAGGTCGCCGGCCTCCTCGAACCCGATCCGGATCGGACCGGGGAAGACGTAGGACTGCCCCTGGGCGTGCTCCTGGAGCTGGTCGGACAGCTCGCGCGCCAGCGTGGAGTCGTACGGCGCCAGGCGGCCCAGGTCGGTCGCCGACAGCTCGACGTGGAAGTCGTTGGGCACCATGCGCCGGTCGCGCGACAGGATCTGCGCGTTGTTGTCGATCTCGCGCTCGAGTGCGGCCGCGATCTCCACCGGCTGCACCGCGCTGCGGAAGGCCTTGGCGAACGCGCCGGAGATCATGGACTCCAGGCGTTGCTCGAAGCGCTGCAATCCCCCCACGACCCACCTCCTCGACACGGCACGCGCCACGAGACCCTCGCGTGGCATGACAACAGCCGGTCGGACGACCGGAAGTTCGCTCGATGGTAGCGAGACGAGGCCCGCGAGCCACGCAAGCAGGACCGGGGCGACCCGGCGTGTGCCGGGTCCGGGACGCTCACGGCGCTACCGGTTTGGGTGGTGATCGTGGGCTGGGCTAGTCTTCAGCGGCTACTTGCGCGAGTGGCGGAACGGCAGACGCGCTGGCTTCAGGTGCCAGTGTCCGAAAGGGCGTGGGGGTTCAAATCCCCCCTCGCGCACACAGACCGGCGCAGGGAACTTCCTGAAACGGTTTACGCAATGGAGAGGCCCCTGACCTGGGACGATGGTCAGGGGCCTTCTCCGTTCGGCCGGCAGAAGAGGAGGCGGAGTTGAACCCGCAAGCTCTACCTGCCCGCTGTGGGCCGCTATGGGGTCTGCTCCGCCCAGGCCAGGCGAAACTGAACACCCCACGACGGCCCCGCCGACCCCGGGGAGCATCCTCACCGATGGGGCAGCCGCGTCGTCCTGACCCGCACACCACACTCCACGCCGTGCCAGAGTCACGCGCCGATGACCGTCCGGCTCCCGCCCTTCCCGGTTGAATCGTTGGGTTCTGGTCGGGTCGCCGTGCGCTGGTGCGGTGCGGTGCGGTGCAGTCAGGGGGGTCCGTCGAGTGGGGAACTGGCCAACTGGTGGTTAGACAGGATGCGTTTAAACAGTTGCGTCGTGAGCCGAACGCGGACAACACCCCCTGCTGCCCATCTGCCCAGCTGCCGACCTGCCAGCCCCTGCCGGCCTGACCCAGCTCGCTGGACGACGTGGAGCGACCGACCACGGAATCTCTCCGTTTCGCGCAACGAAGTGGTGCTCGACGAACCGGCCCTCGCCCACGGCCGATGCAACGAGGACGGCCGCTAGGTTCGCCGCCGCATACCGGCATCGCTCAACCACCAAACTGTTTAAACAGTTGGTCGTACACTTAGCCAGTGCACAGCGACCGAGGGATGACGCGATGATCGAGGTGGACAGCGTCGAGACACTGGACGAGCTGCTAGGCGAGCTCCGCACCCTCAAGGTCGACCATCAGGTCGTGGAAGCCAAGGCCTCCCGCAAGGCACTCCCAGATTCCCTCATGGAGTCCGTCAGTGCCTTCGCCAACACCGACTCTGGCGGTCTCATCCTCCTCGGAGTGGACGAGAACGATGGCGCGTTCGACGTCGTAGGGGTCGAGAACCCCAAGCCAGTGCACGACACCTTCGCTGCGCGATGTGCGCTCCTCGACCCACCGATGCGCCTGGCCATCTACGCGCTCGACCACCCAGACGGTGTCGTCCTCACTGCCCGGGTCCCGTCGGTTCCGAGGCACCAAAGACCATGCCATCGCCAAGGCGAGCCCTACACCAGCTCCTACATCAGAGTCGGTGACCGCGATGACCTGATGAGTCGACCCGAGGTCGATGACCTGCTCGCGAACCGGACGGGCAAAGACCACAGTGCCCGCGCCGCACCCGAGGCAGCGATGCTCCGAACAGATCTCGTTGAAATGTTCCTCACTGCCGCCAGGCAGGTAACGCCTCGCAACGAGGAACTGCCCCCCGACCGCCTCATGCACAAGTACCGAATCACAGACGACGCCGGTACGCCGACGCTGGCGGCCATCCTCGCCCTCGGAGACAGCCCCGAGTCACAAACCCCAGCGGCCCGCGTTTCGTACCAGGTCGCGCCTGCGGCGGGCGACGACTCCGTCCGTTTTGCGACAGCAACTCACCTCGAGGGGACTATCGGGGAAATCCTCGACGAGGGCATCGCACTACTGCGCCGCGACCTGAGGAGCAGTGTCGCGTCGCGTTCCGACGGCCACGTGGTGAACCGCTTGGAGGTACCGGTCGAGGCGCTTCGAGAGATCCTCGGCAACGCACTTGTCCACCGCAGCTTCGCCCCGGGTCAAGACCAGTCCTCGTCGCGGCTCGTCGTCCAGGACGACTACGTCTTGGTGACGAGTCCCGGCGGCATCCACGTCGACGTCGACCCCCGCGACCTAGGTCATGCCGCCACCCTCAGCACCCCCCGCAATCTCACGCTTACCAGGATCTGCGAACTGCTCACGACACCGAGTGGTGCCCGGCTGACCGAGGGTCAAGCCTCGGGTATCCGGGCAGCAGACCGGGCCTGCCACCAGACTGGCAACGCCCCGGCATTGTTTGCTTCCCGGCCGGCCCGCTTCTGCGTCGCCCTCTTCCGGGGTCCTCTCGACACAGCACGCACCGCCTCGCTCTACGACTCGTCAGGCTTCTCCCTGAACGTTCGCGAAGCTCGGATCGTGGCCTTCGCTCGGCGGCTCGAGGACTTCCTCGCTCAGGACCTCAGCTCGGACTTCAATGAGGTCCGCTTGGACGCACGCCTAGCGGCACGTCTCTTCGAGCGCACCGACCAGGAGCGAGTCACAGTTGAACTCGCCGGGCTCGAGGAACGGGGAATCCTCCGCAGCCGCCGTATCGCCGACCGCGTCGCTTGGTCACTCACCCCGACCGAAGAGCTACGCGGCGGCGCGCCGGGAGAGCCGGACGGCGGCGATTCCGGAACCAAGCGCCCCCGCCGTAAGAGTCGCTCTGAGCAGATATCAGTCCTCCTCAGCGCGATCACCGAGGCAAGACATAGCGAGGTGAGGCTGAGCGACGCCATGGACGCGCTGGGAGTGTCGCGCGCGACGGCAAACACCGTCATCCGGATCGCCGCGGAAAAGGGTCTCGTCGAGGCAACGACTGATGTGGTCCACTCCCCGAATCGTGCATACCGCCTGACTCCGACTGGCGAGGCTGCCGCAGCCCGCAGGCGCCGCTAGGTAGTGGTTTCGATCGATGTCGCCCACGCGGACTGCGTATCCGATGAGGTGGCGTTCTGAGATCATGAAGACCTCGTCAATCCATGTGGCATCAGCGAGAGCGGTGGCCGATCTCGGTGAGTCGGTGACTTGGAGCGAGTGCGCGCATGCACTCGCCGAGTAGGTGGACGGTTTCGTAGGCGATGCGAGGCCCTGTGGTCCGATTTCCGAGTCAGCTGGGACGGACCGCCGGATCAGACCCGGGGCGACTCAGTCGCCGCCACCAACCCGTTGGCCGACGAACTCCCGATGATCACGCTGCGTCGAGGGCTCGACCGCGCCAACTCGGTGGCCCCTGCGCTCACGGCGGCCGGCATTGAGAGGAGAGCGGTCCGTCCGTCCGCGGCCGGCGGGCGCACGGGCTAGACCACTCGGGGTGGAGCCGATGAAAGATTGCCAAACATGCCATCAAGGGTTGACGTGACTGGCAAGTCTTGTTCTGATCGTCATCCACCCCTGATCGAAGGCCGCGATGACCCAGACGAC
The Nocardioides plantarum genome window above contains:
- a CDS encoding FtsW/RodA/SpoVE family cell cycle protein, which gives rise to MATTPGNPSTLMGFVHRRRRGAELFLLVLALGVGVGGYAAVGLGVQGKVPPDIIGYGGWLAALMVGAHVVVRLVAPYADPVMLPVVAALNGLGLAVIHRIDLAEDHTFARQQLTWMTVGVILFAGTLLVLRDHRVLARFTYTFGLLAIVLLLMPILPGIGKNINGARIWIGVGPFSFQPGEVAKVLLVVAFAGYLVLHRDALALAGRRVLFVDLPRGRDLGPIVAMWLVSLGILVFQKDLGSSLLFFGLFLLMLYVATERPGWIIVGGVMFFAGATAAYRLFGHVRVRVDTWLHPFEYYRGPLGQNSDQLVEGLFGFAWGGLIGRGFGGGDPARTSYAESDFIMASIGEELGLTAVLAVLVLYGLLVERALRTAVISRDGFGKLMATGLAGIIALQVFVVIGGVTRLIPLTGLTTSFLSYGGSSLVASWVVVALLLRISDQARRPLPALEPVDEQAEANEATQLIKVSR
- a CDS encoding PP2C family protein-serine/threonine phosphatase is translated as MTGTPQEPDAAAEASADPEATRESATVSGAPAPVEPLLLHYSAISDVGRVRKDNQDSGYAGPWLLTVCDGVGGAARGDIASSTAVSELRNLDADPPDGQGPLLDRVTRALHSAHEQIGRLVDADPTISGTSTTATVALFDGRRVGIGHVGDSRAYLFRDNEISQLTTDHTFVQSLIDEGRITEAEARVHPNRNLILKALDGIHEAEPDLFMLELVDGDRLFLCSDGACGVLDDGRLADILSMGTPDFAAVELVRASLEAGSSDNVTCVVADVVTPEAAAADPAYAELEPMLVGAAAELKRKLPRGLFRGHRSGDTGELEPVEADLPANLPFAVASDPLRPVDPEAARYAPQPRPRYTWLRRVMVLVIVVGLLWIGAAAAWSYVQRQYYVGEEDGVVVIQHGLDASLPGFDLSEVVVVTTLRVDELAEFDRNLVREGIPVDDLAEARDRVDELGAKRLPDETDETGG
- a CDS encoding FHA domain-containing protein FhaB/FipA — its product is MSELTYFLIRIAYLAILWIFVLAAISVIRSDMFGARVPEAQRTVRAPDAPKPPKQKASKRRGSPTRVAVTQGSNTGATAGLDRAPILIGRGTDAAIRLDDDYVSTRHARIAASGDQWFVEDLGSTNGTYIGSVRITQPTTITLGTQVRIGKTILELQK
- a CDS encoding FhaA domain-containing protein; translated protein: MGGLQRFEQRLESMISGAFAKAFRSAVQPVEIAAALEREIDNNAQILSRDRRMVPNDFHVELSATDLGRLAPYDSTLARELSDQLQEHAQGQSYVFPGPIRIGFEEAGDLTTGRFRIRSAAQAKVVGTATHTQVTRAQALIEVNGSQHPLLPPGLVVGRGTDADLRINDPGISRRHLEFNITLGREGQDPLVEVHDLGSTNGITVDGRKVPRATLREGSQVKVGTTTMTLRIVREEAHGV
- a CDS encoding RNA-binding domain-containing protein yields the protein MIEVDSVETLDELLGELRTLKVDHQVVEAKASRKALPDSLMESVSAFANTDSGGLILLGVDENDGAFDVVGVENPKPVHDTFAARCALLDPPMRLAIYALDHPDGVVLTARVPSVPRHQRPCHRQGEPYTSSYIRVGDRDDLMSRPEVDDLLANRTGKDHSARAAPEAAMLRTDLVEMFLTAARQVTPRNEELPPDRLMHKYRITDDAGTPTLAAILALGDSPESQTPAARVSYQVAPAAGDDSVRFATATHLEGTIGEILDEGIALLRRDLRSSVASRSDGHVVNRLEVPVEALREILGNALVHRSFAPGQDQSSSRLVVQDDYVLVTSPGGIHVDVDPRDLGHAATLSTPRNLTLTRICELLTTPSGARLTEGQASGIRAADRACHQTGNAPALFASRPARFCVALFRGPLDTARTASLYDSSGFSLNVREARIVAFARRLEDFLAQDLSSDFNEVRLDARLAARLFERTDQERVTVELAGLEERGILRSRRIADRVAWSLTPTEELRGGAPGEPDGGDSGTKRPRRKSRSEQISVLLSAITEARHSEVRLSDAMDALGVSRATANTVIRIAAEKGLVEATTDVVHSPNRAYRLTPTGEAAAARRRR